The Desulfovibrio piger DNA segment TGCCCGCCGGTCGACGGTGTGACGCCGGCGGCCTGCGGGCTTTCTCTTCGTTCTAGCCCACCAGGCTGGAGAAGCTCATGACCAGGCAGAGACCGCCGATGCAGGCCACCGTGGCGGCGTTGCCGTTGCCGGAGGCATTGGCTTCGGGGATGACTTCTTCGATGACCACATAGACCATGGCGCCTGCCGCCGCAGCCAGGGCAAAGGGCAGCAGGCTGCCCGCCACCTGGGAGGCGACGGCACCGAGGATGGCGCCGATGGGGGCCGTACAGCCGGAAAAGACGCCGCACAGCCAGGACCGTTTGGCCGAGAAACCTTCGGCCCTCAGGGCCGTGGCCACCACCAGGCCTTCGGGCAGGTTCTGGAGCAGGGTGGTACCGGTGACCATGAAAGCGGAGCTCATCTCCAGGGCCACGCCCGAGGGCAGGGTGCTGCCCGCGGCCACGGCGCCGTACCCCACGCCCATGGTCAGGCCTTCGGGGATGTGGTGCAGGGCCATGGCCGTGACCAGCAGGACGCTGCGGCGCCAGCTGGTGGAAAGGCCCTCCTGCTGCTTCTGGCGGATGTGCAGATGGGGCAGGAGATGGTCAAGGCCCATGAGGAAGGCGGCACCGGCCATGAGGCCGCAGACGATGGGGATGAAATGCAGGCGGCCCATATGGGAGGCCATCTCGGCCGCGGGCTGCAGCAGGCCCAGGAAGGCTGCGCCCAGCATCATGCCGCCGGCGGCCCCCAGCATGCAGTCCATGGCCAGACGGGAAAACTCGCGGCGCAGGAAGATGGCACTGGCCCCCAGACTGACCGAGATCCAGGAAAGGATACCGGCAAGCAGGGACTGCAGGATGGGATGACCAAAAAGTGCTTCCATGAAACATTCTCCTTCTGGTTGGTCAGACCGGGCCCGATGTGTCACGCGCTGTTGCAGCAACGCGCGACCGGATGGCGGCCGTAAGGCCGTGCCCGTTGGCCGCGAGGCCACTACGGGCATCGACAGCAACGCGCGACCGAAGGCGGCCGCAGGCCGTGCCCGTTGGCCGCGAGGCCATTACGGGCATCGACAGCAACGCGCGACCGGATGGCGGCCGTAAGGCCGTGCCCGTTGGCCAAGACTCTCGGCAA contains these protein-coding regions:
- a CDS encoding ZIP family metal transporter — protein: MEALFGHPILQSLLAGILSWISVSLGASAIFLRREFSRLAMDCMLGAAGGMMLGAAFLGLLQPAAEMASHMGRLHFIPIVCGLMAGAAFLMGLDHLLPHLHIRQKQQEGLSTSWRRSVLLVTAMALHHIPEGLTMGVGYGAVAAGSTLPSGVALEMSSAFMVTGTTLLQNLPEGLVVATALRAEGFSAKRSWLCGVFSGCTAPIGAILGAVASQVAGSLLPFALAAAAGAMVYVVIEEVIPEANASGNGNAATVACIGGLCLVMSFSSLVG